One Setaria viridis chromosome 3, Setaria_viridis_v4.0, whole genome shotgun sequence DNA window includes the following coding sequences:
- the LOC117850850 gene encoding uncharacterized protein: MASSLAAFRSAAGHVPRPRRQQQSAADGRSSSLVRPLHLPPESLPRLCSRRVAAEFKTGGTDTSTGDGGGSGRTRGGVGIDVAAVAAVLREARTADDVELLVNGFLDSGGEGGLLPLQVYTSVIRGLGKENCLEASFAIVEHLKRRGVGLNQFVYNCLLGAVKNCGDFGRIEAVLADMEAQGISPNIVTFNTLMSIYVQQGKTDDVFRVYAQIEDRGLVPTAATYSTVMSAYKKAGDAFAAIKFFVTLRERYKKGELVGSHDDWEQEFVKFEKLTVRVCYMSMRRSLVSRKNPVGEVLKVLLAMDEAGVKPERSDYERLVWACTGEEHYTIGKELYQRIRELNGEISLSVCNHLIWLMGKSKKWWAALEIYEDLLDKGPKPNNLSYELIMSHFNILLNAAKRRGIWRWGVRLLNKMQEKGLKPGSKEWNAVLVACSRASETSAAVDVFKKMIEEGLKPDVVSYGALLSALEKGKLYDEALRVWEHMCKVGVKPNLYAYTILVSIYIGKGNHAMVDAVLHDMLSKQIEPTVVTFNAIISACVKNKMGGTAFEWFHRMKMRSIEPNEITYQMLIEALVQDGKPRLAYEMYMRACSQGLELPAKSYDTVMEACKAYGSLIDLTTLGPRPTNREEPIRIENNFSSFSHIKDLPNSTHHFGGTGMYGFFRYRMARP; the protein is encoded by the exons ATGGCTTCCTCCCTGGCCGCCTTCCGCTCCGCAGCCGGCCACGTCCCCCGCCCTCGCAGGCAGCAGCAGAGCGCCGCCGACGGGCGCTCCTCTTCCCTCGTCCGGCCGCTCCACCTCCCGCCGGAGTCGCTGCCCCGTCTCTGCTCCCGAAGGGTAGCCGCCGAG TTCAAGACTGGCGGCACTGACACCAGcaccggcgatggcggcggcagcggcaggacgAGGGGAGGCGTGGGCATCGACGTCGCCGCGGTGGCTGCGGTGCTGCGTGAGGCCAGAACGGCCGATGATGTGGAGCTTCTGGTGAACGGCTTCTtggacagcggcggcgagggcggcctcCTGCCCCTCCAAGTGTACACATCCGTGATTCGGGGGCTCGGCAAGGAGAACTGCCTGGAAGCCTCGTTCGCCATCGTCGAGCATCTCaagcggcgaggggtcggactcAACCAATTCGTGTACAACTGCCTCCTCGGCGCGGTCAAGAACTGCGGCGACTTCGGTCGGATTGAAGCTGTCCTTGCTGACATGGAAGCGCAGGGAATTTCCCCAAACATTGTGaccttcaacaccttgatgtcCATCTACGTTCAGCAGGGCAAGACTGACGATGTCTTCAGGGTGTACGCCCAAATTGAGGACCGTGGACTTGTGCCGACTGCAGCGACCTACTCGACGGTGATGTCGGCGTACAAGAAGGCCGGGGATGCGTTTGCAGCCATCAAGTTCTTTGTCACGCTCAGGGAGAGGTACAAGAAGGGTGAGCTGGTGGGGAGCCATGACGATTGGGAGCAGGAGTTTGTCAAGTTTGAGAAGCTTACTGTCCGGGTGTGTTACATGTCGATGCGGCGGTCTCTTGTCAGTAGGAAGAATCCGGTCGGTGAGGTGTTGAAGGTTCTGCTTGCCATGGATGAAGCAGGTGTCAAGCCAGAAAGGAGCGATTATGAGCGGCTTGTCTGGGCGTGCACAGGGGAGGAACACTACACCATTGGCAAAGAGTTGTATCAGAGGATTCGTGAGCTTAATGGGGAGATCAGCCTGTCAGTGTGCAACCACCTCATTTGGCTGATGGGTAAGTCTAAGAAATGGTGGGCAGCTCTTGAGATTTATGAGGATTTGTTGGACAAAGGGCCGAAGCCGAACAATTTGTCTTATGAGCTGATCATGTCACATTTCAACATTCTGCTGAATGCTGCAAAGAGAAGGGGCATTTGGAGGTGGGGCGTTAGGCTGCTTAACAAGATGCAAGAGAAAGGCTTAAAGCCTGGAAGCAAAGAGTGGAACGCAGTTCTCGTTGCATGTTCAAGGGCTTCTGAAACATCGGCTGCAGTGGATGTTTTCAAGAAAATGATAGAGGAAGGGTTGAAACCGGATGTAGTTTCCTACGGAGCATTGCTGAGTGCACTTGAGAAAGGTAAGCTGTATGATGAGGCCTTGAGAGTCTGGGAACACATGTGCAAAGTTGGCGTTAAACCAAACCTGTATGCATATACAATTTTGGTGTCGATTTACATTGGTAAGGGCAACCATGCTATGGTAGATGCTGTTCTTCATGATATGCTGTCAAAACAGATTGAACCAACTGTAGTAACCTTCAACGCAATAATCAGTGCATGTGTGAAGAACAAAATGGGTGGCACTGCATTTGAGTGGTTTCACAGGATGAAAATGCGGAGTATTGAGCCAAATGAAATTACATATCAGATGTTGATTGAAGCTCTTGTACAAGATGGTAAACCAAGACTTGCCTATGAGATGTACATGAGGGCTTGCAGCCAAGGTCTTGAACTTCCTGCCAAGTCATATGATACTGTAATGGAGGCATGTAAAGCTTATGGTTCTCTCATAGATCTAACTACTTTGGGTCCTCGCCCTACAAACAGGGAAGAACCTATCAGGATAGAGAATAACTTTTCGAGTTTTTCTCATATCAAGGATCTGCCTAACAGCACTCATCACTTTGGTGGCACGGGAATGTATGGATTTTTTAGATACAGAATGGCCAGACCATGA